Within the Gadus chalcogrammus isolate NIFS_2021 chromosome 15, NIFS_Gcha_1.0, whole genome shotgun sequence genome, the region CTGGCCCAGCGTGGACGCCAGCGCTGCGGGGGATTAACCGTTAGTAACGTCCCTCCCGCTGGGGAGGCGAGGACCTGGTGCGAGGGTCAGCTCTGTGCAGGCTGCCGAACGACGGTGTCATGTAGCGTATTACATGCAGCGCTGTCCTCCAGggcagcagggggcagcagagggtTGTTGTGAGTCAGGCGCTGGGTGTGGAtgaggtggaggcgggggaccagggaggcgggggggctgTGGACCCGTAGCTCCTCCGCCGTCTCCATGCACTCGGCGGGGTCCAGGATCAGCGAGGAGGACGTGtcactggggaggagggagaggggaggaggggagaggggaggagaggagggagaggtgaggggaggagggaggtgaggagaggagggagaggtgaggggaggagggagaggtgaggggaggagggagaggtgaggagaggagggagaggtgaggaggagaggagggagaggagaggtgaggggaggagggagaggtgaggttAAAAATGTGCACAACCGATCATGGAGGTCCCAATGTGTACTCAAGGCACTCAAAACACTAGGAAGTAGGAATTCAAAACCCTCAATAACGGTGTTCTTTCCACTTTAGGGGGCTTCGCTGGggggtgtgagtgggaggggcttggggagtgagtgggaggggcttgggAGTGTCTCTAGCAAGGATCGGCCTGGCTAGCCTATTAtaggatgggattttattgataacattattgaaatccCCATCGATCAGCATTGACTGGAGATACGTCATCGTTATTTTGAGCAGCAAGTTAGAAGAAATGTTATGCATTATGACTAAGATGCTTTGAGCAGATCATCTAACGTGGTCATCGTTCAAATGCATTGGATCCATGGATCCAGAAACTGGGATGCAATTATGGTAAAAGAAGATGGAAGAAAAGCAACAAGCGCTCACCTCTGGTCGCTCAGTGCGCTCAGCGCGGGGCTAACTGAGAGGATCCCGTACACCTCCATGGTGTCGTTGAGCTTGAAGCTGTCCCAGTCCGCGTACACCTGGAGGACGTGGTGAGAACCTCAGTACTCACTCGTTACTCATTCACCAACATGGGGCACAGACAGCGTCAACGTTGTCTTACATAGCTGTGCTGCTAGCACACCTTCACAGTGAGGTCCGGCGATATGGCCAAAAGCTTCTAACCCGGCAAAGGTAATTTAATATGTCTATCGATGATATGCATCCCGATTTAGCATTTTTTCTGGGAAgacaatgaataaataaatagtcatTCACAAGGTAAAGCCCATTGTTGTATAATCCTGTGCGAATAAAGTTTAAAGTGAAACCATACAGAAAGCCATTCCCCGCCTTCAGGGTCAAAGAGACCGCATAAGGGACCCCAGGAGGCGTACCTTGACCAGGCAGGCGGGGCCCTTCTCCCCAGGCAGGGGGAAGTTGAGGTCCAGAGGGGGGCTCGATGCTTTCTGCCCGGAGGGGGCTTCCGTCTCCTGGCGTTTACTGTCACCGTTGCCCTGCGACTCGGCGGTCGCTGGGGTCCCTAAGAAAGGAGGGGGTGAATAGTTTGTACTAAAAACAAGATAACAAATACCAGAATCATCGCTACAGCCGCGTTCCTGCCAGCGACGCATACTTAAAGGATGTTCCAATATATAAGAGAAAGAAGGGTGCTTTGTACATTCAGACACAGGACAAAGagcagtgtgagtgagtgagtgagtgagtcttagtgagtgagtgagtcttagtgagtgagtgagtgagtctgagtgagtctgagtgagtgagtgagtgagtgagtgagtgagtgagtgagtgagtgagtgggtgggtgagtgagtgagtgagtgagtgagtgagtgagtgagtgagtgagtgagtgagtgagtgagtgagtgagtgagtgagtgagtgagtgagtgagtgagtgagtgagtgagtgagtgagtgagtgagtgagtgagtgagtgagtgagtgagtgagtgagtgagtgagtgagtgagtgagtgagtgagtgagtgagtgggtgggtgggtgggtgggtgggtgggtgggtgggtgggtgggtgggtgggtgggtgggtgggtgagtgagtgagtgagtgagtgagtgagtgagtgagtgagtgagtgagtgagtgagtgagtgagtgagtgagtgagtgagtgagtgagtgagtgagtgagtgagtgagtgagtgagtgagtgagtgagtgagtgagtgagtgagtgagtgagtgagtgagtgagtgagttttcTACTAAAgcgtctccatctctccccatcGTACCGTTGTGTGCGTGGCCCTGCGCCTGAGGCTGGGTGTCCATGTCGTCTTCGTCATCGTCTTCGTAGCTGCGCTTCTGTCTGCTGGGGatgtaggaggtggagggaacCACCCGGGCCTGACAGGTACTGGCGTAGCTGTGGGTCGGAGTCAAGGGTCCGGCTACAACACCCGGTCCAGAATACAGAACACTACATGATGAAGACTACTTAAAACACTAGCTTTGTTGAGAACTGAAGTGCTTTTCCCTTATCAGGGTTTAAATTATAATCCATCTTTCCCCACCAGCACTTCTCACGTCCAGAAAGACAAGTCAAAAGTCGGTCAGACCAGCGTAAATAATGTCATATTTTTACGTATAAATTAATTAAACCCTAACTCCAGTTGGTTTGGGGATGCGTTTGCTTTCGCCTGCGCAAAGACCATACATTTCTAACATTTGTTTGCAAACCCAGtctgcactcacacaaacacaaacagtccACTACACAAGAGGATATTTCCTTCACCCAGGGACTTTCTCCAGGTATGGGAACACAGTAGAAGGTCTGTCTCTCAGAAGTCACCATATTGGCAGAATCCAGATCCACCTGGGACAAGGAAGACAAGAGTATGTTAAAGATGTGCGTATCAATGCAGCCATTTAATCGAGGGAGGCGTTGATATCGCGACTGACATGCCTACAGAGTCAGACTCACCCCGCATTCAGTGACGTCTTTGTACTTTCCACACCTCAAGACCTGTGGAGTAGAGCAGAAACAATGAATACATAACATATCATATCGAGAAGAGCAGAGGCAGATTTGTGTATTAATTGAGCACTTACGCAGTCGCAAAAGAGCATTTACAAAAAAGCGGTTTGGATAAAGGAAGCATTTACTTTGGCCTTGGTGGAAGGGTCCACCGTGTCGTACGCTCCCATGTAGAACTCGGGATCGAACATGTCTTGAATTAAACAGCGGAACTTCACGAGACTGTTGGGCTTCAGGTAATGCAGAGGGACGTCGTTCAAGGATGGGACctatttgaacaaaaaaaacaacccacCAAACTAAGAATGGCCACAGCCTTTAGAATGTTACATTCTTAGTTTTATTTGAATATAAAtactttatttttcaaaaaagtGTTTTCCCTTTTTCCCCGATACTGCAGGCATCGTTTGAAAAACATCAAGAAGTCTAATTGATTACCCATGTATGAGCGTCCTTTTCCATCAGTCGCTGTCGGAAGAACTCGGTTACTTTCGCTTCCCATCCGGAATCAGAACTGTTCTGGGACGCACCTGACGGAATACAAAAGGCGATGCATCTCATGTAAACAAGCAAACAAGTCGACGATTGATTTACATGAAGCAAAAAGTTGCCCCACAACCTTGATTTCCTTAAACTGACATTTATATGAATGTATCGGTGTGTGTATAATGATTGAGTTTGGGGGAAGTCGAAAAGCAATGTAGCGGTGTTAGCGCTGTGTTGTAGCTGTCATGGGGGAGCGTCTCAACTTGAATCTTACcaaacatctcctccaccacacccAGAGGGTTGTTAATCCAATCGTTTGTAGAAGGCATGTTTCGACAATGGACCCTTCGATTGACAAGTAAAACGAACAAAGCCTAAAATAGTTATTAtacttgttttgtgttgtgtctaCTTTCTACAGTCCCCGCACACGCTGACCAGACACCAGAAGTGCTGCTCTGATGGCGGGAAATTTGCGTCACTAGTCACAGAGAACAGTTCGCTTGTTTTTGTTAACTGGTCAGCCTGACACCACTGAGTATAAAGTTTGTACTCTGACCAACTACTTACCAACTCAAATATAGTGATTCAATTCATTCAATATTCAAGTTAAGGGATTACTGTTTCAAAGCAGTATGTTCCGATCTAAGATTAAGATATGTTCTTTACAAAGATGCTGTAGTTGCGCACAATGTGTAAACCTTCCacgcctgcagggggcagcaccTAAACGACCTGCTGCCTAACAACCATGAATAAAGCGCCTCCAACCCGATGTGACTTCCACCGATCTACAAATGATAGTCAGTCCGGGGCAACCATGGCTCACACGTATACACATATTATATAGATCATGTGTATGTGGCCGGGAACGGGTAGAGATCCGGGTGGTTGGTTAAAGCCGAATTGCATTGGCTACGTGTAATTTAGGGGAAAATGGCTGAtaggaaaaataataatgtctCGAATTCTAGTGCAAATCTACTGTTTAGCGCGGCACCGGAGTTCAACTTCAGTCTGCCATTCATCCCGGTCAGTCAGGCCACAGGTCCGGCGGTGCTGTCAGGCGGTGAGATAACATGTTATTGGGTTATTGGGTCAAAAACCTGGGGTTTGACAAGGGTACTTTAACTAGCAGGATGCTTAGCCCACTAGTTAGCCATTCGTTTGACCCTAAATAACAATCcagtacatatatacatactatTTATTCGGTGTGTTATATTCTGTTGAACTATGTGAATGTCATCGTGTTGTTAGTCAGATTATACAGTATCCAGACTGATGGAATGTTTTTTGTCAGAGAAATAAGCTGTGGGGTCTAGTTTCACTTATGTTGTTGTATGTCAATTGCTCAATCGATCCTGTGATGCACTAAATGGGGATCTTGTTTGTTGGTCATATGTAAGAAGCGTTGCCCGTTTGGAAACATACATTTCGTTAGTCTGATACTTCTCTTCAGTCTTATTAGTAAAAGGGGCATTTCATCCCACCCTGAGTTCCGTATCAACATTTCCGATTAAATCAGTAAATTGGTCATATCAAATAaatcttataataataatacatttggtAATTTCCTCCCTGCTTTACCATATTATATAAAGACTGGATTGTAGCCAAAATAAAGATAGTCTGAACCATTCTTACACTCACTGTTGGTATTTTTCAGCATCTTATCTTCATTGTGGGGTTTTGTTACATGCGTACGTCATTCCTGACCCTTCATAATATTCCACAGATGATTCAACAGACGTAGGAGAAGAAGACAGTTTCCTGGGCCAGTCCTCTGCGTCGGCTCCGGCCCCCTCCACCTTCAACTACTTCTCCGGCTCCGCGGCCAACAGCGACCCGTTCGCGTCCATCGGCCACCACCAGCAATGCCCTCCGCCTGCGCTATCCTCCGCCCCTCCGGTGCCAACGGgttccacctctctcccctgctccctgaccccgaccccgccgccgcccgggCCTCAAACCAACCCCAACCTGGGCTTCCCCGGGGCCAACGTCTACCAGAGCCCCATGGGACGACAAACTCCtcccctcgccgccgccgccccgtcCCCTTCGCAGAGCACCCCTCTGAGCCACAACCCGTACCGCCACACCCCGCTGAGCAGCCGGGCCAATCCGTACATGCCGTCGCCGGAGGTCCTGCCGCCGCCGACGACCgcgccacagcagcagcagcagcagcagaacccgTACTCTCTGGGCGCCGCGCCGCAGGGGTACGGCATGCCCCCGCCGGCCTTCACAAAGGTAGACGCCGTGGTCTACAGAGTCCTCCAGAGCCAAACACCCATAAGATAAGCATGATGAGTGAACAATGAGATCACTCAGTGTATGGGTGgagcgtttgtttgttttttaaattgcGTCGGTTAATTAATCAAGTGGCTAGCTTCCTCAGACCGTTTcttagattatttatttttctccccGGCTGCTGCTTGGTTAAATGTTCATTCGTTATCTGTTGTCATAATAGAcaatcattttattttgagaTTGTATTCTACTCATTCTGCTGTGAGTCAGTTTATTACCTTTATAACATGTCCAAACCGGACTCAAAACAGATTTGATCCTCAACCTTTTCCTCTGTCGGCAGCCCCCTCCCGGCCAGATGCAGAGCCCGCTGCCCCCTCCCACCATGGCCGGAGCCTTGGTCCCAGCCAACGCCATGATGCAGTACAACGTCTATGAGGCCGTGCAGCCTCACTGGTTCTTCTGCAAACAGGTGGAGTCCAAGAGTGTCTGGCTTCCCTTCAGCATCATCGACTCCAtccagctggaggagacgtaCAACTCAGGTAATGAACGGCATGGGGGGGGCTGCCACTACCTAAAACATTTAGCTATTGAGCTTTCAAATTTGGTGGTTCTTAGGGGAAGAGGAAGGGTAACGGTGTTACACCAAACCAGCCTTTTAATTGTTATTGTGACGACGGAGTTTGTAGTTAAGAGTAGGTTTCACATTTTGGTGGCGGAGCTGAGTTAAGGGCTGGTCacggtcccacgttcacgcaacgacaaggaccacgcagacgcttcaacgCCGTCGTGAACCTTTACGGTTCTGCGTCGGTTTTTAGTgagccgaccaatcacagccctcgctgccgCGTCGCCCTTGacggaaggttacaatttttgggaggcgcacgtccggcccttgtgtcggacgcaaggagggtccgcaaggacgtaaggggtccgtaaacccccttgcgttccGTGGACGTGGGACCGTAATCAGCCCTGTAATAACACCAGAGAGTTTGTCGCCGGGCACAGTGCAACCCGACCCGGAGAGCGTGATCGTACGCACGGACGGCGGGCGCTACGACGTGCAGCTGTACGACCGCCTGCGCACGCCCGTGTTCTGGGAGGAGGACGAGACGGAGGTGCGGCGCTGCACCTGGTTCTACAAGGGCGACAGCGACAGCCGCTTCGTGCCCTACTCGGAGGAGTTCAGCGACAAGCTGGAGGTGGGTCCCTCGGCTGGTGGGttgggtgagggtcagggtcctTGGAGGCTGGAGGACGGGAGAGTTCAGCTGAAGTCCGTCCACAGAGTCATCTAATCGGACTCGATCTGATCAGTTGTAGTAGAAGCGACTAGCGGGAAAATAATTGTGAATCAACAACCCTTGTGTTTTCTTCCTCTTTGAGAGCATAAGATCAACTTTAAAACCTGCATTGTCATCTACGTTGGTTCAAATGGGTGAGAGCACCCAGAGAACgtgaaagtgaaagagagaaGTTAGTCAGCGAATCCatggtgcaaaaaaaaaaaaagtccagaCGAAATGTCTAGTATCCAGTTTCAGGCAATTGTTGTCACGGCGTATCGTTTCTTTTTCTGATTTGCCTACCAGACCAGTTGGCACCGGAAGATTGAATGAACAGTGAAAATAACGTGGTATCTCTTCATGAACCCCTCGGCATGGTGTATGATGTATTCATGTACTAAGGGTCCATGTTGATTTCTGGTGATCCTAGGCGGAGTACAAGAAGGCGGTATCCACCAACCAGTGGCACCGTAGGCTCGAGTTCCCGTCGGGGGAGACTATCGTCATGCACAACCCAAAGGTAACGCCTAGTGGGGAAACTCCACCCAATCACATGATGTCACGCAGCCAATTATTATACTTTCCATTAAATTCAAGACTTTGAGGGCCCACCATGCAAGGGACTGACATGGTCTGTGTCCTCCTGCCGTCCAATAGGTGATCGTTCAGTTCCAGCCCTCGGCGATGCCTGACGAGTGGGGCACTACCCAGGAGGGCCAGACCAGACCCAGGGTGGTGAAGAGGGGCATCGACGACGACCACGATGAAGTGCCTGATGGTAGATATGTCCCTCCTTCACTGGAACCGTTGTAATGGGACAGATGGGCAAAGGGAAATGGAAGGGGTATGACTCAGTGTTCATCCAGGCCAGGGTTTTACTCTTATGACACATTTACTGTCAGGTCTGGACAGTCCCCGATCGGATCCTGCTCACATTGTGTTCTGAGGAGCTGGACCACATCCCGAGGTGATCAGCCTCGAATTCTGATCAGATtgaataggtgtgtgtgcacagcagTCTGGGCACAATATGGGCAGACTACTGAACAGGCCATAATAATCTGCCTGGGCAGGTAAACACCGCTAGACACACAGGAATCATACTGGTAATCGCATTATTTGGATACCTGTGTCATGACGCTTATTCAGAGCATGAATATCCAATATCTTTATAACTTAAAAGATAAAACGTACACTGCATGACCGGCTCTTTTGAGGGAAAGTGAAATCCGGCCACATAGTTTTAGCGTCATATCTGGTGTATCTGACCACAAAACTGTGATAACAAAAGTATAACCGAGGCCTGAGTGGTAGGAATAAAAGCAGAATAAAAGCAGGCCTGATTCTGAACTTCTGCCAAGACTCGATTTAGTATAAAGCCAATCCCTGTTGCACGGTCCCCGTGTTGGAGCCGAGGCCGCCCAAAGCTCTGTGTTCATCCTTCTGCTCTCTGATCGCAGGGGAGCTGGCCACGGTGGACCACCTGGTGTTCATGGTGCACGGCATCGGGCCGGTGTGTGACCTCCGCTTCCGGAGCATGGTGGAGTGTGGTGAGTACCACGGCTACGGCTGCCTGCATCGCTCCTCACAGCTTACGCTTCTTCcatgccaccaccaccaacaccaccaccacagacaacaccaccaccaccaccaccaccacctccaccaccgacaacaccaccaccaccaccaccaccaccaccacccccaccaccgacaccaccaccaccacctccaccaccaccgacaccaccaccaccacctccgtcctcaccctccctctctgtgcgtctgtgtctccTCAGTGGACGACTTCCGCAGCGTGTCTCTGAAGCTGCTGCAGAGCCACTTCAAGACGGCGCAGGACGAGCACGCCATCAGCCGGGTGGAGTTCCTCCCGGTGCAGTGGCACACGGCGCTCCACGGGGACGCCACGGGCGTGGACAGGTGAGGAGCTTCCTCTCTGCCCAGGGCCCACTCCTCACAGGGCTGTCAGAGGAGACGCTGAGATCAATTCTCTAAAGGGTCAAAAaggcttaaaggggacatattataccaccgtGACGGATGGATGAGCGTTGTTTGCCaaggtccactgggtaggctggtagactgatctatccagcacacatataagtggacacgcccacctgtgatgtcagaagctgaacattttcgaaacggcttgtgacggctaatcacactcacacctggtggcataatgtgtcccctttaaatTGTTTTTCGCTTGATCAGCATTGGAGTTCTAGCAGGCATTCAAAAAATATTAAACAATCATTAccattcatttattataaatgaACCACTTTGACTGGTGTGAATATAGATGGCTCCGCCTCCAGGAATAAGGCTGTATGTTGATTCATGAATCTTTTAATTCCCCGCCCAGGAGAATCAAGAAGATCACGTTGCCGAGCACGGGTCGCCTCCGTCACTTCACCAACGAGACACTGCTGGACGTGCTGTTCTACAACAGCCCCACCTACTGCCAGACCATCATGGACACGGTGGCCCTGGAGATCAACCGGCTCCACACGCTGTTCAGGGCCCGGAACCCCGACTACGCTGGCAAGGTGTCGGTCTCCGGCCACAGCCTGGGTGAGGGACGCAGGCGCCACCCCAACGCGATTCATGGAGGGCCTTCAACCGAGAACATAAGAAATTAAACTGGGATTGATAAAACTTTATAGCGTGATAAAGTTTGTTGATGCAAACAGGAATTACAGAGTAAAAGCAAAACACGACTAAAGATCAAGCAGTGATGGAGGGGAACAACCATGTTCGAGGACGGTCGTGTAGGGTTTGACTTCTGACCTAAAGGTTCTGGGTACCAACCCCAGTCTACCTGCCTAGCCATCCCTGAGCTCGTCCTCCAACGACTTCAAATGAAATGCATCTAACCTTCACTCTCAGTCACTTTGTTAGAAGCGTCTTCTAAAAGACGAGGGGGGGGGATTCTGTTGACGTCGCAACACAGACCAGTTTCTAATCCAGTGTCTCTGCCCGCGACAGGTTCCCTGATTCTGTTCGACCTGCTGTCCAATCAGAAGAACGGCGCCCTCTCCCAGTCCATCCCCCCCGTGCCGTCCTCTAACGGAGGCCCCCCAGACGGGAAGCAGGTGAGGTCTCCTCGGTGACGCCCAACGCTTAGAAAGCAGCTCAAATTTTAACGATTCAGTCAGAAGATTGAAAAATGCATTTCATCAGCCATGTCTAATTTCCTCGTCATTCCAAAATCAGGCTGTTTCCCCCGTTGCCGTGGGAAACGgtccggcccctcccccggcgGTAGAGGAGAAGCCcagagaggaggcggaggttcTGGAGGTGCTGGCTGACGTGCTGGAGCACCTGGGCCTGTCGGACTTCAAGACCACCTTCGACGATGAGCAGATCGACCTCGAGTCCTTCGTAAGAAAGAGAAGCCCGATGTGATGACTTCCAAAGCGCTATGTGCAGCACTTTGGGCACTATCGAGCTGTGTCTTTAAATGTGCTCCATAAATAAACTTAAAGGTCCCacgacatgccaccaggtgtgggttgattagccgttacaagccgttttggaaatctgtcccttatgacatcaTCATAGATGGGTGCGTCCACCtcgatgtgtgacggataggtgagcccacacctggtggcatgtcatgggacctttaacttgTAAACATAGAACTGCACATATCCCTAATTAAAGAACCAGCTACCTGGTTAGCAGACAACCTGATGATTGCATGTCACGAAGACAAAAAAGGATTCTCATTGTGGTCCTTTGATGTATTTTTGTGCTCTTCCAGCTCATGTGCACGGTGGAGGACCTGAAAGAGATGGGGATACCACTAGGGCCTCGAAAGAAGATCGCCAAGTTCGTCAAGGAGCGAGTGAATAAGCTGGTACGGCTGCCgatccctcctgctcctcctcctgtcccctaCTTGAAACCACAGTTAAAGGTCTCCTGTTTTACCACCAGGTTCGATGGAGGTCATAATGATATGGCCTGTAcggccctttgagactgtacctgtgattaagggctataaaaattaaattacatttgaaTTGATTGGCCGGCcgatctctccatccatcccatGTGTGTTGGCACTAGACTAGAGGGTAGATTGTGAAATGGCTTGTTATGGCTGATCATAAAGCCAACCTGGTGACAAGATGGCGGACCTTTCAAAGGTTGcatcagcgatgttgggtgacgtctcttctgttggtgtttgaagccagatcccaaacaaacagagcccgctcgcccctcccttccgtgttttgtgcatccagtaaaaacgatcatgaacgcagcgcaaagccccacaacacccacccctggTCGGGggttggttggaatactatttattttggtcttGGGTGATTGGTAGCAccatttgttttttgtgtgcgaTATCGGAGCgtaggctgcctacagagacgtgTTTTTTCGACGGCCTGCTTATGAGGCGGGCGgatagcggatcgtgaggaaagatccgatgaatgtgatcatttatgtttcggcctagcaTCGCTGATGCAACCTTTAAGGCTGAATCTTTCGGTAACGCTCTGCCCCTTTGCCTGTCGCCTCTCAGGCAGCCGAGGCGCAGAGGGCCCAGGAGGTG harbors:
- the mcmbp gene encoding mini-chromosome maintenance complex-binding protein, with protein sequence MPSTNDWINNPLGVVEEMFGASQNSSDSGWEAKVTEFFRQRLMEKDAHTWVPSLNDVPLHYLKPNSLVKFRCLIQDMFDPEFYMGAYDTVDPSTKAKVLRCGKYKDVTECGVDLDSANMVTSERQTFYCVPIPGESPWVKESYASTCQARVVPSTSYIPSRQKRSYEDDDEDDMDTQPQAQGHAHNGTPATAESQGNGDSKRQETEAPSGQKASSPPLDLNFPLPGEKGPACLVKVYADWDSFKLNDTMEVYGILSVSPALSALSDQSDTSSSLILDPAECMETAEELRVHSPPASLVPRLHLIHTQRLTHNNPLLPPAALEDSAASLASTLGQMVSVRAELLAYFTQLLLGDVLAAEYLLLHLISNVYARRDVIPLGKFTLNLSGCPAAAGPAYTEQLYRALQQLVPSAYRLSMTLQNMNQLRLVPRKDYVANRLLSGALQLAANTSLYLDETQLEQGQLDPAGVRNITALGNVISWQKVDYDFNYHQMEFPSNINVLIASEGRSLLPSDCHVHLQPRVTPPNMEAYLGSARTAQSSSQLNKFRLYLTMARTLDYSISEEVTKAVEDDFVDMRKDDPQSISADDLHSLLGVARLLCLSLGQSALSTDAWSRAKHIETLRKSRSEPQGCLNGNEP
- the sec23ip gene encoding SEC23-interacting protein isoform X1 is translated as MADRKNNNVSNSSANLLFSAAPEFNFSLPFIPVSQATGPAVLSGDDSTDVGEEDSFLGQSSASAPAPSTFNYFSGSAANSDPFASIGHHQQCPPPALSSAPPVPTGSTSLPCSLTPTPPPPGPQTNPNLGFPGANVYQSPMGRQTPPLAAAAPSPSQSTPLSHNPYRHTPLSSRANPYMPSPEVLPPPTTAPQQQQQQQNPYSLGAAPQGYGMPPPAFTKPPPGQMQSPLPPPTMAGALVPANAMMQYNVYEAVQPHWFFCKQVESKSVWLPFSIIDSIQLEETYNSVQPDPESVIVRTDGGRYDVQLYDRLRTPVFWEEDETEVRRCTWFYKGDSDSRFVPYSEEFSDKLEAEYKKAVSTNQWHRRLEFPSGETIVMHNPKVIVQFQPSAMPDEWGTTQEGQTRPRVVKRGIDDDHDEVPDGELATVDHLVFMVHGIGPVCDLRFRSMVECVDDFRSVSLKLLQSHFKTAQDEHAISRVEFLPVQWHTALHGDATGVDRRIKKITLPSTGRLRHFTNETLLDVLFYNSPTYCQTIMDTVALEINRLHTLFRARNPDYAGKVSVSGHSLGSLILFDLLSNQKNGALSQSIPPVPSSNGGPPDGKQAVSPVAVGNGPAPPPAVEEKPREEAEVLEVLADVLEHLGLSDFKTTFDDEQIDLESFLMCTVEDLKEMGIPLGPRKKIAKFVKERVNKLAAEAQRAQEVSQEVVPAPAVAVAPLADTVAMTLPVGKTSSSVHVDYNYFEVGTGQVSVIYHALDFEPVNFFALGSPIGMFLTVRGLERIEESYQLPTCEGFFNIYHPLDPVAYRIEPMILPDLDLKPVLIPHHKGRKRLHLELKESLTRMGSDLKQGLMSSLKNAWQTLNDFARAHTSSAQLQAELAMVASRIKEEEEKQQVQEAGRGSISRAVTLTDGGPPSVAENKMAEAVEPLREEEPQVKMGRLNGGNRIDYVLQEKPIESFNEYLFALQSHLCYWESEDTALMLLKEIYKSMGIHPEQILH
- the sec23ip gene encoding SEC23-interacting protein isoform X3; translation: MADRKNNNVSNSSANLLFSAAPEFNFSLPFIPVSQATGPAVLSGDDSTDVGEEDSFLGQSSASAPAPSTFNYFSGSAANSDPFASIGHHQQCPPPALSSAPPVPTGSTSLPCSLTPTPPPPGPQTNPNLGFPGANVYQSPMGRQTPPLAAAAPSPSQSTPLSHNPYRHTPLSSRANPYMPSPEVLPPPTTAPQQQQQQQNPYSLGAAPQGYGMPPPAFTKPPPGQMQSPLPPPTMAGALVPANAMMQYNVYEAVQPHWFFCKQVESKSVWLPFSIIDSIQLEETYNSVQPDPESVIVRTDGGRYDVQLYDRLRTPVFWEEDETEVRRCTWFYKGDSDSRFVPYSEEFSDKLEAEYKKAVSTNQWHRRLEFPSGETIVMHNPKVIVQFQPSAMPDEWGTTQEGQTRPRVVKRGIDDDHDEVPDGELATVDHLVFMVHGIGPVCDLRFRSMVECVDDFRSVSLKLLQSHFKTAQDEHAISRVEFLPVQWHTALHGDATGVDRRIKKITLPSTGRLRHFTNETLLDVLFYNSPTYCQTIMDTVALEINRLHTLFRARNPDYAGKVSVSGHSLGSLILFDLLSNQKNGALSQSIPPVPSSNGGPPDGKQAVSPVAVGNGPAPPPAVEEKPREEAEVLEVLADVLEHLGLSDFKTTFDDEQIDLESFLMCTVEDLKEMGIPLGPRKKIAKFVKERVNKLAAEAQRAQEVSQEVVPAPAVAVAPLADTVAMTLPVGKTSSSVHVDYNYFEVGTGQVSVIYHALDFEPVNFFALGSPIGMFLTVRGLERIEESYQLPTCEGFFNIYHPLDPVAYRIEPMILPDLDLKPVLIPHHKGRKRLHLELKESLTRMGSDLKQGLMSSLKNAWQTLNDFARAHTSSAQLQAELAMVASRIKEEEEKQQVQEENKMAEAVEPLREEEPQVKMGRLNGGNRIDYVLQEKPIESFNEYLFALQSHLCYWESEDTALMLLKEIYKSMGIHPEQILH
- the sec23ip gene encoding SEC23-interacting protein isoform X2 → MADRKNNNVSNSSANLLFSAAPEFNFSLPFIPVSQATGPAVLSGDDSTDVGEEDSFLGQSSASAPAPSTFNYFSGSAANSDPFASIGHHQQCPPPALSSAPPVPTGSTSLPCSLTPTPPPPGPQTNPNLGFPGANVYQSPMGRQTPPLAAAAPSPSQSTPLSHNPYRHTPLSSRANPYMPSPEVLPPPTTAPQQQQQQQNPYSLGAAPQGYGMPPPAFTKPPPGQMQSPLPPPTMAGALVPANAMMQYNVYEAVQPHWFFCKQVESKSVWLPFSIIDSIQLEETYNSVQPDPESVIVRTDGGRYDVQLYDRLRTPVFWEEDETEVRRCTWFYKGDSDSRFVPYSEEFSDKLEAEYKKAVSTNQWHRRLEFPSGETIVMHNPKVIVQFQPSAMPDEWGTTQEGQTRPRVVKRGIDDDHDEVPDGELATVDHLVFMVHGIGPVCDLRFRSMVECVDDFRSVSLKLLQSHFKTAQDEHAISRVEFLPVQWHTALHGDATGVDRRIKKITLPSTGRLRHFTNETLLDVLFYNSPTYCQTIMDTVALEINRLHTLFRARNPDYAGKVSVSGHSLGSLILFDLLSNQKNGALSQSIPPVPSSNGGPPDGKQAVSPVAVGNGPAPPPAVEEKPREEAEVLEVLADVLEHLGLSDFKTTFDDEQIDLESFLMCTVEDLKEMGIPLGPRKKIAKFVKERVNKLAAEAQRAQEVSQEVVPAPAVAVAPLADTVAMTLPVGKTSSSVHVDYNYFEVGTGQVSVIYHALDFEPVNFFALGSPIGMFLTVRGLERIEESYQLPTCEGFFNIYHPLDPVAYRIEPMILPDLDLKPVLIPHHKGRKRLHLELKESLTRMGSDLKQGLMSSLKNAWQTLNDFARAHTSSAQLQAELAMVASRIKEEEEKQQVQEVAENKMAEAVEPLREEEPQVKMGRLNGGNRIDYVLQEKPIESFNEYLFALQSHLCYWESEDTALMLLKEIYKSMGIHPEQILH